The following proteins come from a genomic window of Bacillota bacterium:
- the rplU gene encoding 50S ribosomal protein L21 — protein MYAVIETGGKQYKVSPGQVVRVEKLDAVSGGNVEFDRVLLVSGDSGVKVGKPTVEGARVTGVVVDHGKERKIIVFKYKPKKNERRRTGHRQPFTHVRIEAIEG, from the coding sequence ATGTACGCAGTCATAGAGACTGGCGGAAAGCAGTACAAGGTATCCCCCGGCCAGGTCGTCCGCGTCGAGAAGCTCGACGCAGTGTCCGGTGGGAACGTGGAGTTCGACCGGGTTCTCCTGGTTTCCGGCGACTCAGGGGTCAAGGTCGGGAAGCCCACTGTCGAGGGTGCCCGGGTCACCGGTGTGGTCGTTGACCATGGGAAGGAACGGAAGATCATCGTCTTCAAGTACAAGCCTAAGAAGAACGAGCGGAGGCGGACCGGGCACAGGCAACCTTTCACTCATGTGAGGATCGAGGCAATAGAGGGCTAA
- a CDS encoding ribosomal-processing cysteine protease Prp yields MITLKVRRKNGHIIRFELWGHAGYAEAGQDIVCAGVSALVIAAANGLITHAGVSRIVRQGNGRFTCLVRDIPSERARDMADAVLGTMVSGVAAIAARHPENVVLID; encoded by the coding sequence GTGATTACCCTGAAGGTAAGACGCAAGAACGGGCACATAATCCGTTTTGAGCTCTGGGGCCATGCGGGATATGCCGAGGCAGGCCAGGACATCGTCTGTGCCGGAGTCTCGGCCCTTGTCATAGCAGCTGCGAATGGGCTGATTACACACGCTGGCGTCTCGCGAATAGTGCGGCAAGGGAACGGGAGGTTCACCTGCCTGGTCCGAGACATTCCGTCCGAGAGGGCCCGTGACATGGCAGATGCGGTCCTCGGCACAATGGTCTCGGGGGTTGCGGCTATAGCGGCCCGTCATCCTGAGAATGTTGTTTTGATAGATTGA
- the rpmA gene encoding 50S ribosomal protein L27: MVAMDLQLFAHKKGVGSSRNGRDSAAQRLGVKKFGGEHVTAGSIIVRQRGTAVRPGANVGIGKDDTLYALVEGRVKFERAGKTGKRVSVVAEPELKLASV, from the coding sequence ATGGTCGCCATGGATCTTCAGCTGTTTGCACATAAGAAGGGTGTTGGTAGCTCCAGGAACGGACGTGACTCCGCGGCCCAGAGGCTCGGAGTGAAGAAGTTCGGCGGCGAACACGTCACCGCCGGTTCTATCATCGTCCGGCAGCGGGGAACCGCGGTCCGCCCGGGCGCGAACGTTGGCATTGGAAAAGATGACACCCTCTACGCCCTGGTGGAGGGGCGCGTGAAGTTCGAGCGCGCCGGGAAGACCGGCAAGCGCGTTTCCGTCGTCGCCGAGCCCGAGCTCAAGCTGGCCTCGGTCTGA